In Lentibacillus amyloliquefaciens, one DNA window encodes the following:
- a CDS encoding GntR family transcriptional regulator: MEVDKSLSIPLYQQIRDYLKEKIDSGEWEAGYRLAAERELADQFSVSNITIKRAIHELVYEGYLHRQSGKGTFVIKKEEQDITKMVSLHNNKSEKSTKHPHKLLSFKKVSAGPKIAKKLHINQSDQVYKIIRLKIEEGSPAIIEYSYVPSNPFPNLSVDDLEDNLLYNIYTKKYGIELSKAKIYFSTSVAHEYEEKLLEVVKGEQLIVLERFTSSKQQDIIEYSKFILKENQAKYYLEVKL; the protein is encoded by the coding sequence AAAGATTGATTCCGGTGAGTGGGAGGCAGGTTACCGATTAGCTGCGGAAAGAGAACTAGCTGACCAATTTAGTGTGAGTAACATTACTATAAAAAGAGCAATTCATGAGCTTGTCTATGAAGGTTATTTACATAGGCAAAGTGGTAAAGGAACGTTTGTAATCAAAAAAGAAGAACAGGATATTACGAAAATGGTTTCACTTCACAATAACAAATCGGAAAAATCAACAAAACACCCTCACAAGCTGCTTAGTTTTAAAAAAGTTAGTGCTGGTCCAAAAATAGCAAAGAAACTTCATATAAATCAGTCAGATCAAGTTTATAAAATCATCCGTTTAAAAATTGAGGAAGGTAGTCCTGCGATTATTGAATATTCGTATGTTCCTAGCAATCCATTTCCTAATTTATCGGTTGACGATTTAGAAGATAACCTACTTTATAATATTTATACCAAAAAATATGGTATTGAGTTAAGTAAAGCGAAAATATATTTTTCAACTAGTGTAGCACATGAGTATGAGGAGAAATTGTTGGAAGTTGTAAAAGGTGAACAGTTAATTGTCCTCGAGCGTTTTACATCCTCTAAACAACAAGACATCATTGAGTATTCAAAATTTATATTAAAGGAAAATCAGGCAAAGTATTATCTCGAAGTAAAACTCTAA
- a CDS encoding Rv2993c-like domain-containing protein yields MTLDSKVYQGILENDVIKVIEGDIFGDCNFTSLEFQQKMSYCLLL; encoded by the coding sequence ATGACGTTGGATTCAAAGGTCTATCAAGGCATCTTAGAAAATGATGTAATCAAAGTTATCGAGGGTGATATTTTTGGTGATTGTAATTTTACGTCACTGGAATTTCAACAGAAGATGTCATATTGCTTGCTTCTATAA
- a CDS encoding fumarylacetoacetate hydrolase family protein, with translation MLASITPNQIIGIGSNYVSDTANLPANEVKHPVFFYKPISIDPNQNVKIPMEINEIKFESELAVVIDGVAKNITPSEVSQYIFGYTICKGVTTPQLTYDEGY, from the coding sequence TTGCTTGCTTCTATAACGCCTAATCAGATAATCGGAATTGGTTCCAATTATGTATCTGATACTGCCAATCTACCGGCAAATGAGGTGAAGCATCCGGTATTTTTTTATAAACCGATATCTATAGATCCGAATCAAAATGTCAAGATACCTATGGAAATTAATGAAATTAAATTTGAATCTGAACTGGCAGTTGTTATCGATGGGGTAGCTAAAAATATTACCCCATCCGAGGTGTCGCAATACATTTTCGGTTATACCATTTGCAAGGGTGTAACGACACCGCAATTAACTTATGACGAAGGCTATTAG
- a CDS encoding (2Fe-2S)-binding protein has product MYITDHPVLKKDDRKVIQFYFNNEPLNAKAGQTIAAALMGNGIKKVGVSRKLQKSRGLFCARGRCYSCFVTVDGLDHVLSCSTIVEEGMEVYSNLSDSDVRRGENEH; this is encoded by the coding sequence ATGTATATAACTGATCACCCAGTCTTGAAAAAAGATGATAGAAAGGTAATCCAATTTTATTTTAATAATGAACCTTTAAATGCAAAAGCTGGTCAGACCATTGCAGCAGCTTTAATGGGCAACGGAATAAAAAAAGTCGGGGTAAGCAGGAAGCTCCAGAAATCCAGAGGGTTATTTTGCGCCAGGGGCAGATGTTACAGTTGCTTTGTGACGGTTGACGGGCTTGACCATGTTCTTAGCTGTTCGACGATTGTGGAAGAAGGTATGGAGGTTTATTCGAATCTTTCAGACTCCGATGTTAGGAGGGGAGAAAATGAACACTGA
- a CDS encoding NAD(P)/FAD-dependent oxidoreductase, whose product MNTDLLIVGGGPAGLNAAYKAASNGLKTTIIDKWFTLGGQLNQQTQFHNNLPHHFSKQRGFQLVDYLVDRLKGLDVRILENHTMIGAFQDGNVGVTNGSSTFPVNAEKVMITTGAMEEPKIFPGWTLPGVMTAGAAQILINCERVLPGERALILGSNDFALEVARQLHDCGTKVKGIVESGSQLLSQYDELAERIRDADIPVLLNSVIESAIGKGEVEKVYVSTDGNESVYDVDLICIAKGTTPILEPFEIMSCDLTYQEKLGGWLPKYDSTFETTTPSVYIAGNAAGITSMGGILLTSEIAAASILETLNAASSAKIEEEKKYLWDELYRIESAENRSTLNARLEVIRNHHHETGVQLPAYLDSVFGGLING is encoded by the coding sequence ATGAACACTGATTTATTAATTGTGGGCGGTGGACCGGCTGGATTGAATGCCGCTTATAAAGCAGCCTCGAATGGTTTGAAGACAACGATTATCGATAAGTGGTTTACACTCGGTGGTCAATTAAACCAGCAAACACAATTTCATAATAATTTACCGCATCATTTTTCCAAACAAAGGGGTTTTCAGCTTGTTGATTATTTAGTAGACAGATTAAAAGGGCTTGATGTCAGAATACTGGAAAACCATACGATGATCGGTGCCTTCCAAGATGGCAATGTCGGAGTTACAAATGGCAGCTCCACGTTTCCTGTCAACGCCGAAAAAGTTATGATTACTACCGGCGCCATGGAGGAACCCAAAATATTTCCGGGATGGACCTTACCGGGTGTGATGACAGCCGGAGCTGCTCAAATATTAATCAACTGTGAGCGTGTACTTCCGGGAGAAAGGGCGCTTATTTTAGGATCCAATGATTTTGCGCTGGAGGTGGCCAGACAATTACATGATTGTGGTACTAAGGTTAAAGGGATTGTTGAAAGCGGAAGTCAATTGCTTTCCCAATATGATGAACTCGCGGAAAGGATACGGGATGCAGATATTCCGGTTTTATTGAACAGTGTCATCGAAAGTGCAATAGGAAAAGGAGAAGTCGAAAAAGTATATGTAAGTACTGACGGGAACGAAAGTGTTTATGATGTTGATCTCATATGTATTGCAAAGGGTACGACACCCATTCTTGAGCCTTTCGAAATCATGAGCTGTGATTTAACCTATCAAGAAAAACTTGGAGGATGGCTTCCCAAATATGACAGCACATTTGAGACAACGACTCCTTCCGTTTATATTGCGGGCAATGCAGCTGGCATCACAAGTATGGGCGGTATTTTGCTGACAAGTGAGATTGCAGCCGCAAGTATACTGGAAACGTTGAATGCTGCAAGTTCAGCGAAAATTGAAGAGGAAAAGAAATACTTATGGGATGAACTTTACCGTATCGAATCAGCGGAAAATCGTTCGACATTGAATGCACGACTCGAAGTTATCAGAAATCATCATCATGAAACAGGTGTCCAACTGCCAGCATATTTAGATTCTGTTTTTGGAGGGTTGATCAATGGATAA
- a CDS encoding (2Fe-2S)-binding protein has translation MDKSTIVCRCEEINIDEIESAINLGAHTFNDIKRLTRCGMGPCQAKCCMNLVRQIISDKTGHPLSEIKPPRMRMPLSVTRMGALAGTRASSVASVFGESAEEGETVHEEKL, from the coding sequence ATGGATAAGTCAACAATTGTTTGTAGATGTGAAGAAATCAACATAGATGAGATAGAGTCAGCGATTAATTTGGGGGCTCATACATTCAATGATATCAAGCGGCTTACCCGTTGTGGCATGGGTCCCTGTCAAGCCAAATGCTGCATGAATCTGGTCCGTCAAATTATCAGTGATAAGACAGGACATCCATTAAGTGAAATCAAACCGCCCCGAATGCGTATGCCCCTAAGTGTTACCCGAATGGGAGCTTTGGCGGGCACCCGGGCATCATCTGTTGCATCGGTCTTTGGGGAATCAGCGGAGGAAGGAGAAACTGTTCATGAAGAAAAGCTATGA
- a CDS encoding NAD(P)/FAD-dependent oxidoreductase — MKKSYDVIVVGSGVVGSSIAYHLSEDKSKEILTIDKDFPLSGTSGSTQAWVWVHNKTPAWYGELNMYSAELYPFLERKIGDVEYKRTGGIAPFFSEADREKALKLAEKQAEVGIKVEVLSRDEVLEKEPALSRNIAGATYSKIDGNVNPFRLIELFVRAARKNGAQFLFYNPVTNITKENGMFKVTTQDGDYFSNQLVMAGGPWSKSLGKLLGIDVPIKQVRGQVIVTEPLSPFLSHTIGGMRQADNGEVLVGYSKEEVGYDRRSTLDIIQDTARMAIDFVPALEKVNVVRCFSGIRAMPEDGFPILGEIPGIENAYIAAMHSGITLSPLVGTVMTELLSDGETSIDLERFSLKRFDTIQSIG; from the coding sequence ATGAAGAAAAGCTATGATGTGATTGTTGTGGGGAGTGGCGTAGTGGGAAGCAGCATTGCTTATCATCTTTCAGAAGACAAAAGCAAGGAGATATTGACAATTGATAAGGACTTCCCGCTATCAGGTACCTCCGGATCCACACAAGCCTGGGTGTGGGTACATAATAAAACGCCTGCATGGTATGGTGAGTTAAACATGTACAGTGCTGAACTTTATCCGTTTTTAGAAAGGAAAATAGGTGATGTGGAATATAAACGGACAGGCGGCATTGCACCATTTTTTTCGGAAGCAGACAGGGAAAAGGCGTTGAAACTTGCGGAAAAACAAGCAGAAGTTGGTATCAAAGTAGAGGTCTTGAGTCGCGACGAAGTGCTTGAAAAAGAGCCGGCGCTTTCACGGAACATTGCTGGGGCAACGTACAGTAAGATAGATGGAAATGTGAATCCATTCCGCTTGATTGAATTATTTGTCAGAGCAGCACGGAAAAACGGGGCACAATTCTTATTTTATAATCCGGTGACAAATATTACAAAAGAGAATGGGATGTTTAAGGTGACGACTCAGGATGGCGATTATTTTTCAAATCAGCTGGTTATGGCCGGCGGGCCTTGGTCTAAAAGCCTAGGCAAACTTTTAGGAATAGATGTCCCGATTAAACAGGTGCGCGGACAAGTTATTGTGACAGAACCACTGAGTCCTTTTCTTTCGCATACCATCGGCGGAATGCGGCAGGCAGATAATGGCGAGGTACTGGTTGGCTATTCGAAGGAAGAAGTTGGGTATGATCGGCGCTCGACACTGGATATTATTCAGGATACAGCAAGGATGGCAATTGATTTTGTCCCTGCTTTAGAGAAGGTGAACGTGGTGAGATGTTTCTCAGGGATACGGGCGATGCCGGAAGATGGATTTCCAATTCTTGGGGAAATCCCTGGTATTGAAAATGCGTATATCGCCGCGATGCATAGTGGTATAACGTTATCCCCCTTAGTTGGAACAGTAATGACAGAATTATTGTCAGACGGTGAAACCTCTATTGACTTGGAAAGATTCAGTTTGAAACGCTTTGATACCATTCAGTCAATAGGATAG
- a CDS encoding sodium:solute symporter family protein produces MGPTLTIVICSIIVLSAASVFAFWVGRRRNDSENWIVGGRSLPFYVVAGSQFATGMGGGVLVAHIGIGYSAGWSAITYNLIYSIGIVILVLLAGWLKKQKFSTMPDIFRKLYGEHKILISTVTIMAIVVPFGWLCTQLVAFGNLFSEISGIPFAVLLIVFAVVSLFFVLPGGLTSVAWTDFVFGCMMLLMSIVSGIYAWNLAGGWGEITTNIPESMTSFPEGLGAVGGLTILLWMLSIFPGALTNQMSYQRIYAAKSASIAKKGFIIAAVVGIVSGVWASFMGISVLSMNPGLENEELASGWFLTQIPIWFLGIYSAFIIATIMSTVSSAIQSVVVNITKDIYQSYINPNVSDSKLLSVSRMMSVVVVTLAVVLALVYPKALDWLVATYAYSASGLLVPIFAGFFLKNSNKLSNRGAMASIVLGISSAAIAQIIDTTIPYAAFGILGSLVGFVLFTFVFNKQSGAGNSGKGEVGA; encoded by the coding sequence ATGGGTCCTACGTTAACGATTGTTATTTGTTCAATCATTGTATTATCAGCTGCTTCTGTGTTTGCCTTCTGGGTTGGCAGAAGACGCAATGACAGTGAAAACTGGATAGTCGGTGGACGTTCGTTGCCGTTTTATGTTGTGGCAGGAAGTCAGTTTGCGACTGGTATGGGTGGCGGGGTTCTGGTCGCTCATATCGGAATTGGTTACAGCGCGGGTTGGTCCGCAATAACGTATAACTTAATTTATTCAATTGGTATTGTAATACTGGTTTTACTGGCCGGCTGGTTAAAAAAACAGAAATTCTCAACTATGCCGGACATCTTCAGGAAGCTGTATGGTGAACATAAAATATTGATCAGTACAGTAACCATTATGGCGATTGTAGTGCCGTTTGGTTGGTTATGTACACAATTGGTGGCTTTTGGGAATCTCTTTTCCGAGATATCAGGTATTCCATTTGCCGTCCTGTTAATTGTATTTGCAGTTGTCAGCTTATTTTTTGTATTACCCGGAGGCTTAACCTCTGTTGCCTGGACCGATTTTGTGTTTGGCTGTATGATGCTGCTTATGTCTATTGTGAGTGGTATTTATGCTTGGAACCTGGCAGGCGGTTGGGGCGAAATCACCACGAATATACCAGAGTCCATGACAAGTTTTCCTGAAGGGTTGGGAGCAGTTGGCGGACTTACAATCTTACTATGGATGTTATCTATATTCCCTGGCGCATTAACCAACCAGATGTCATATCAGCGCATTTACGCCGCCAAAAGTGCCAGTATTGCTAAAAAAGGCTTTATCATAGCAGCTGTTGTTGGGATTGTTAGCGGAGTTTGGGCGTCATTTATGGGAATATCCGTATTGTCTATGAATCCAGGACTGGAAAATGAAGAATTGGCATCAGGCTGGTTCTTAACACAAATACCAATTTGGTTTTTAGGGATTTATTCGGCTTTCATCATTGCAACAATCATGTCAACGGTCAGCAGTGCGATTCAATCAGTGGTTGTCAACATTACTAAAGATATTTATCAATCTTACATTAATCCAAATGTATCAGACAGCAAATTATTAAGTGTATCAAGAATGATGTCAGTTGTTGTTGTCACACTTGCTGTTGTTTTAGCGCTGGTGTATCCAAAAGCTTTAGATTGGCTGGTGGCAACATACGCCTACTCTGCATCTGGGTTATTGGTACCAATTTTCGCTGGTTTCTTCCTAAAAAATTCCAATAAGCTCAGTAACAGAGGTGCAATGGCTAGTATCGTTCTGGGAATCTCAAGTGCAGCAATAGCTCAAATAATCGATACAACGATTCCGTATGCTGCTTTTGGTATATTGGGATCACTTGTCGGGTTTGTATTATTCACCTTTGTTTTTAATAAACAAAGTGGGGCTGGCAACTCCGGAAAGGGAGAAGTAGGAGCATAA
- the solA gene encoding N-methyl-L-tryptophan oxidase: MDADVAIVGVGTMGSMAAWQLAKAGISVIGFEQFGIGNDRTAAGGESRLFRTAYMEGKEYVPLLFEAKNLWRELEAETDRELLTLNGGLTIGDPDTDVMQSLLKSIHEFELDHEILQGKEATERFPQHRLFSEEIMVLDKNAGFLRPELAVVSAIERAESLGADIKRYTTVQGVYPGKNGVTIVANDKEFHFGKVLITTGAWTWKLLPRLRDQLIARRLVLTWFAPKNVEEFQPDKFPVFARMRKGYRLTGAPTLDGTMVKASNTKNPDTVPEPDNLNRDVSIEELQEVGEAVEKLLPGLTPNPVRASVYMDAYTEDDHSIVGTLPGMDNTFLISGFSGHGFKMSPVIGKIAADLITEGETKHSIGHLDPYRYANA, encoded by the coding sequence ATGGATGCTGATGTGGCAATTGTGGGTGTAGGTACGATGGGAAGCATGGCAGCATGGCAGTTGGCAAAAGCTGGTATCTCCGTTATTGGTTTCGAACAGTTTGGTATAGGCAATGACCGGACGGCTGCTGGAGGAGAGTCCCGATTATTTAGGACAGCTTATATGGAAGGAAAGGAGTACGTCCCACTTTTATTTGAAGCAAAAAATTTGTGGCGGGAACTGGAGGCCGAAACAGATCGCGAGCTTTTAACATTAAATGGCGGATTGACAATTGGGGATCCGGATACCGATGTTATGCAAAGCTTATTAAAAAGCATTCATGAATTTGAGTTGGATCATGAAATACTCCAGGGTAAAGAAGCGACAGAGCGTTTTCCGCAACACCGTTTATTTTCGGAAGAGATCATGGTTTTAGACAAAAATGCGGGTTTTCTGCGGCCTGAACTGGCAGTCGTTTCTGCTATTGAGCGGGCAGAATCTTTAGGTGCAGACATTAAACGTTATACAACCGTGCAGGGTGTTTATCCGGGCAAAAATGGTGTTACAATTGTTGCCAACGATAAAGAGTTTCACTTTGGAAAAGTATTAATCACGACCGGTGCCTGGACTTGGAAGTTATTGCCGCGATTAAGAGATCAATTGATTGCCAGACGTTTGGTCCTAACGTGGTTTGCACCAAAAAATGTTGAAGAATTTCAGCCAGATAAGTTCCCTGTTTTTGCCCGCATGCGTAAGGGCTATCGTCTGACAGGGGCACCAACTCTCGACGGAACAATGGTAAAAGCGTCTAATACAAAAAATCCGGACACTGTACCGGAACCGGATAATCTAAACCGTGATGTCAGCATTGAGGAACTTCAAGAAGTCGGTGAGGCAGTCGAAAAGCTTTTGCCAGGCCTGACTCCTAATCCTGTTCGAGCTAGTGTTTACATGGATGCTTACACAGAGGATGATCATTCCATTGTAGGCACCCTCCCGGGAATGGATAATACGTTTCTCATAAGTGGCTTTTCAGGTCACGGTTTTAAAATGTCCCCTGTTATCGGAAAGATTGCAGCGGACCTAATTACAGAGGGAGAAACAAAGCACTCAATCGGACATCTTGACCCGTACAGATATGCGAATGCTTAG
- a CDS encoding tyrosine-type recombinase/integrase produces MRYYALATIFTYAGLRLSEALDSHLHDVHLVTREIVVRNGKGDKTRIVYMSEKIRIALQSWLKERKEKGIDCNYLFPSNQNQQLDRTVVNTAFQRYSKIVGKKITPHVLRHFFCSNAINKGMSIYEVANQAGHSNIHTTLLYTNPTKTEMLDKMDQL; encoded by the coding sequence ATGCGTTATTATGCTTTAGCTACAATCTTTACATATGCCGGGCTTAGGTTATCAGAAGCACTGGATTCGCATCTTCATGATGTTCATCTGGTGACAAGAGAAATTGTGGTGAGAAATGGAAAAGGTGACAAAACGCGAATTGTTTACATGAGTGAAAAGATTCGTATTGCGTTGCAGTCCTGGTTGAAGGAAAGGAAAGAAAAAGGAATAGATTGTAATTATCTGTTTCCGAGTAATCAAAATCAGCAACTTGATCGAACTGTTGTTAATACAGCTTTTCAACGATACTCTAAAATCGTTGGCAAGAAAATTACCCCTCATGTGTTAAGGCACTTCTTTTGTTCCAATGCCATTAATAAAGGTATGAGTATTTATGAAGTGGCAAACCAGGCTGGACATTCCAATATTCACACGACATTGTTGTATACAAACCCTACTAAAACAGAAATGTTGGATAAAATGGACCAACTGTAA
- a CDS encoding M20/M25/M40 family metallo-hydrolase: MTEALQAYKGILDQDAVHDLEAGNYLFGRGTMDMKMGLAMHMALLEKASIEQWPINLLLVTVPDEEVNSSGMRRAVSTMIDLQYNYDLDYQLFLNSEPSFTQKPGDTNHYIYSGTMGKIMPAALFYGKESHVGEPLKGMTANFIASFFTPRMEWNPLFQEEHLGERTPLPVSLQQRDLKQYYSTQTPARAQALYNVFLLQRPASDIMDLFERTANDAADACNASYQKICEHEQVDGIGNVRVLRYDELETYARQQYGDAYVENIRAEVSANDALDERDKSFQIADQLMIGCQELTPAIVLLFAPPFYPAVNSSEETVTNEAIELLEDMGEHYGIDLKPIHYFNGICDLSYVSYQSTDEGWVSYEKNLPVWGTDYYIPFESMQQLQAPVLNVGPFGKDPHQMTERLHKQSAFQHTPAMLERLISQLFC, encoded by the coding sequence TTGACGGAAGCACTGCAGGCGTACAAAGGTATTCTTGATCAGGATGCCGTCCACGATCTGGAGGCCGGAAACTATTTGTTTGGGCGCGGCACGATGGATATGAAAATGGGCCTCGCGATGCACATGGCACTTTTGGAAAAAGCAAGTATAGAACAATGGCCAATCAATCTGCTGTTAGTGACCGTGCCTGATGAGGAAGTCAATTCATCCGGTATGCGAAGAGCCGTCAGTACCATGATCGACCTGCAGTATAATTACGACCTTGATTACCAGCTATTTTTGAACAGCGAACCATCATTCACGCAAAAGCCCGGCGATACGAATCACTATATTTATTCCGGAACGATGGGCAAAATCATGCCCGCTGCTTTGTTTTACGGAAAAGAATCGCATGTCGGCGAGCCGTTGAAAGGCATGACCGCCAACTTTATCGCATCCTTTTTCACACCGCGGATGGAGTGGAACCCGCTCTTTCAGGAAGAACATCTCGGCGAGCGGACCCCACTTCCGGTTTCCTTGCAGCAGCGCGACTTGAAACAATATTATTCAACACAGACGCCAGCACGTGCCCAAGCCTTATATAACGTCTTCCTACTGCAGCGGCCTGCCAGCGATATTATGGATTTGTTCGAACGAACAGCCAATGATGCCGCCGACGCCTGTAATGCCTCCTATCAAAAAATTTGTGAACACGAGCAGGTTGATGGCATCGGGAACGTGCGCGTTCTGCGGTACGATGAGCTTGAAACATACGCGCGCCAGCAATACGGGGATGCCTATGTGGAAAACATCCGGGCTGAAGTCAGCGCGAATGACGCACTGGATGAACGCGACAAATCGTTCCAGATTGCCGACCAGCTCATGATTGGCTGCCAGGAGCTCACCCCGGCAATTGTGCTCTTGTTCGCGCCACCATTTTACCCGGCCGTGAATTCTTCAGAAGAAACCGTGACAAATGAAGCAATCGAGTTGCTGGAGGACATGGGTGAACATTACGGCATTGATTTGAAGCCAATCCATTATTTTAACGGTATCTGCGACCTCAGCTATGTCAGTTACCAGAGTACAGACGAGGGCTGGGTCAGCTACGAAAAAAATTTACCAGTCTGGGGCACGGACTACTATATCCCATTTGAAAGTATGCAACAGCTGCAGGCGCCCGTGTTAAACGTCGGACCCTTCGGCAAAGACCCGCACCAAATGACCGAACGCCTGCACAAACAAAGCGCATTCCAACACACACCTGCGATGCTTGAACGCTTGATCAGCCAGTTATTCTGCTAA
- a CDS encoding dimethylarginine dimethylaminohydrolase family protein, with protein sequence MDFSNVIVKTPGKSYTQGLTTSNLGTPDYEKTLNQHAEYVNALKRCGVEVTKLASSEDFPDSTFVEDNAVLTEEFAVITNPGATSRNQEKKLMDPIVRGFYQTIHYIEPPGTLDGGDVLQAEDQFYIGISDRTNEAGARQFKAIVEQFSYQATIVPLKTFFHLKTGVAYLGDNRMVVAGEFIDHPDFASYDKLVISNNERYAANCIRVNDTVIIPEGYPEAKHKIEAAGYPTIALDMSEFQKQDGGLSCLSLRFKVMKITVDN encoded by the coding sequence ATGGATTTTTCCAATGTTATTGTCAAAACACCCGGCAAAAGTTATACCCAAGGACTGACGACATCCAATCTTGGCACACCGGATTATGAAAAAACGCTCAATCAGCATGCCGAGTACGTGAATGCACTGAAGAGGTGTGGCGTTGAGGTGACAAAGCTTGCATCGAGTGAGGATTTTCCTGACTCTACTTTTGTGGAAGATAACGCCGTTTTAACAGAAGAATTTGCTGTTATTACCAATCCGGGCGCCACTTCCCGCAATCAGGAAAAAAAATTGATGGACCCTATCGTCCGCGGGTTTTATCAAACCATTCATTATATCGAACCACCCGGCACGCTGGATGGTGGTGACGTGCTACAGGCGGAAGACCAATTTTACATCGGTATCTCCGACCGCACGAATGAGGCAGGTGCCCGTCAGTTTAAAGCCATCGTCGAACAATTCAGCTATCAGGCAACCATCGTCCCGTTAAAAACATTTTTTCACCTGAAAACAGGCGTCGCCTACCTTGGGGATAATCGAATGGTTGTCGCCGGTGAATTTATCGACCATCCGGACTTTGCTTCCTACGATAAACTGGTCATAAGCAATAACGAGCGGTATGCTGCCAACTGCATCCGAGTCAACGATACCGTCATCATCCCGGAAGGCTACCCGGAAGCCAAACATAAAATTGAAGCCGCCGGATACCCGACCATCGCACTTGACATGTCTGAATTCCAAAAACAGGATGGTGGACTGAGCTGCCTATCCTTGAGATTTAAAGTTATGAAAATTACCGTTGACAACTGA
- a CDS encoding dimethylarginine dimethylaminohydrolase family protein: MYCTSMYKRLKHVIVKHPEQAFISQANLEDQWRTFNYIDVPNYDKALAEYHAFIRILKTHVDQIDYLPTTNQTGLDSIYAHDPVKFTRDGAIILKSGKSIRQAEAAEMKAYLIEQAIPIIGELTGDAVGDGGDLVWLDDSKLAIGLGYRTNREAIRQLKRITEPFVDNFIEVPLPHDRGEDECLHLMSIISIVDQDLAVVYSPLMPVFFRKYLLEQGFTLIEVPADEYETLGCNVLALAPRICVLPSENEQTRQKLEHAGATVYEYEGNEISYKGTGGPTCLTSPVIRD; this comes from the coding sequence ATGTACTGCACATCAATGTACAAGCGACTAAAACACGTCATTGTAAAGCATCCCGAACAAGCATTCATCAGCCAGGCAAATCTGGAGGATCAGTGGCGGACATTTAACTATATTGATGTTCCGAATTATGACAAAGCGCTGGCGGAGTACCATGCATTCATTCGCATTCTAAAGACTCATGTTGATCAAATCGATTATCTGCCGACAACCAATCAGACCGGTCTTGATTCGATTTACGCGCATGATCCGGTGAAATTCACCCGCGACGGTGCCATTATCCTAAAATCGGGCAAAAGTATCCGGCAGGCGGAAGCCGCAGAAATGAAAGCGTATCTTATAGAACAAGCCATTCCGATTATCGGCGAACTGACCGGGGATGCGGTTGGTGATGGCGGTGACCTCGTCTGGCTGGACGATAGCAAATTAGCCATCGGGCTTGGCTACCGCACAAACCGTGAGGCCATCCGGCAGCTGAAAAGGATAACCGAGCCATTCGTCGATAATTTTATCGAAGTTCCGTTGCCGCATGACCGGGGTGAAGACGAATGTCTGCATCTCATGTCCATTATCAGCATCGTCGATCAGGACCTAGCTGTCGTCTATTCGCCGCTGATGCCGGTCTTTTTCCGCAAGTATTTGCTCGAGCAGGGATTCACACTCATCGAAGTGCCCGCCGATGAATACGAAACACTCGGCTGCAACGTGCTTGCCCTCGCACCGCGTATCTGCGTGTTGCCATCAGAAAATGAACAAACCAGACAAAAACTTGAACACGCTGGAGCAACCGTTTACGAATATGAAGGAAATGAAATCTCATATAAAGGTACCGGCGGCCCGACATGTCTGACCTCCCCGGTTATTAGGGACTGA